The following proteins are co-located in the Betta splendens chromosome 9, fBetSpl5.4, whole genome shotgun sequence genome:
- the LOC114862747 gene encoding lymphocyte antigen 6G-like, which translates to MQLRGVLTVLVMSLCTAHGLKCYQCVNTDPKSCTNIITCSAGVDRCSSVSLNGFLTKTCMNSNLCVGPISCCEGDLCNGAIPTGPSAVLLLVSSAIITVFI; encoded by the exons ATGCAGCTTCGTGGAGTCCTGACCGTCCTGGTAATGAGTCTGTGCACAG CTCATGGATTAAAATGTTACCAATGTGTGAACACTGACCCTAAGAGCTGCACAAACATAATCACTTGTTCAGCTGGAGTGGACCGCTGTTCCTCCGTCTCTTTGAACG GTTTCCTCACTAAGACCTGCATGAACAGTAACTTATGTGTAGGTCCAATCTCCTGCTGTGAGGGAGACTTGTGTAATGGGGCCATACCTACTGGTCCCAGTGCCGTCCTCTTGCTGGTGTCCTCAGCCATAATCACAGTCTTTATCTGA